The Metallosphaera hakonensis JCM 8857 = DSM 7519 genome includes the window GTCTAGGGGATTCCTCATGAGGGAGGTTTCCCTATATAGATGTGTATATAACGTTATTTTCCCGTTAAATCCATAACCGTACACAGTAGCCCTCAGACCTTTTCCATCCCTTGAATAGAAATAGGAATCTGCCCAACGCAGGGTGTTATACGACTCGCACGCCAACTTCAACTGGGCCTTCAACGCCCTCAAAGTTCGTTCGTTAGTGTAGGCCCTAAATCTAAAACCCCACGTCGGCATTGGGAGAACTTTGAATGACAGATATTTGTCCTTTACTACAAAGGGGGCCTATCCATCCCTGGTAAGGATCTTCCGCCCCCTTTGAACCCCCATTAAGATAGATGATAATTCCACAAGAAAACCTGAATCGCCCATTTCACGACGCCTAGATATCACTTACAAGGTTCAGCCAGATGGCGGTTGAGTTGGACCAAAAGTGAAGTGAACATGAACAATTATTATCATCAATATGGCTGTTATGACAACCATTATGGCTGCATGAACGAATCCTGTCGCGACTTTTCCCCTGCCGAGCTTTCCTACGAGTAAACCTGCAAAAAAGGCATTCAACATCGAGGCAATGGCTGTAATATATACAGCTTGAGGAAGAAGAACCTTAGCAGCTCCTAATGCGCCTGTAGAGAATGCGTACGCGTTTCCAGTGATTAACCCTAAAATTGCAGCTGACAAGAGATTCACTGCGATTATGGAAATTATAACCCCAATATAGGGAGTGTACAAAAGTATCTTGACTTTGCTTTCATACTCCCTTTTTATTTTGATTTGAGTTTCAACTTGTTCAGCTAAACTTTCAATGCTATCAGGAGTCAGACTTCCAATATCTATCATATCGGCCATTGATACCAAGGATATCCTTGAGGTGAAGTCTAGAATCTCTTCTGCACCCTTAAGGAAAGCGTCCCTCAGGGGATATCCCAAAGAAATATACGCATTTATCCTTTTTAAAATATATGATAATTTGCCCATCTCTTGGCTATCTTTAATGTTTTTGATTATTGCCTCTGGTGATAAACCAGCCCTAATACCCTCCGATATTGCTCTAAGTAGATTTACTACATAGGGATCGTATCCAGTCCCTTTCTTAAGCTCCCTAGATGTGGTAATAGCGGGAGGTATCGATGCAACTAAGAGAGCTATAGTCATAATGATAACAACTGGAGTAACATTACTTATATTCCCAGTTAATGTCAAAAATGGAATTAGCTGCCTTGTAATTCCAAGTAAAACCAACATGAGCACAATGCCGACACCAAGCGATATGTAAAATACTTTGTAAGAGCTTATCTTCTTCTCTGGAAATCTAAGTTGAGATTGTTCAGCAAGTAATATAAAAACTCCATCTACGAGAGGCAGTATTAAGACGAGTATAGCGCCGAATGCGTTCAGAGGTATTGAACTTCCCACTATACTTGGAAAGAGAGCTTGAAGTAAAAGGATAAGAAAGAACGTAATATAGCCAGAAGCTAACCAGATAACATAGGTTTCTCCGACCCCAGACAATTTGTCAGCAGCTAGGGCTGCAGATAGTTCAAGCTGCTTTAGAATATCTTTAGCCTTAGCAGACACAGCATCTAACACAGGTGCTCCGCTCCTGACAGCTGAAACGTAGCTCACAAAGAAATCATTGAGAATCCTAGAAGGAGAGATCTTCACCGCGTGAAGCAGGGCATCCTCAACGTTCTCTCCAAGAAAATTTATTCTCTTAGAAACGTACAGGATCACTTGGTTTATATAGTTAAACGCAATTGTTTTTGATATACGATCAAATAAAAGTCTAGGGCTAAGACCGGACTTAAGAAATATCGTAAACACAGCAGAAAAGGCAGCGGTCTCAGCATCTATCCCTATTCTCCTGTTCTCTATCCCTTGTGAAATATTGACGTTAAGCAAGAGATAGGTCACGGGAGGAATTATCACTCCAAACATTATGAGGATTAAGCTAAGTACGGCAAACTTGGCCAACCTAAAGAGCAAATAAAACTTCACTAGTACGTAAAACCCTAGGAAGATAAGCACCACTGAGAACACAGAAGAAACCATGAGATAGAAGAAAATTTGAGCTGCAAACAATTGAGGATCGGTACTTAGACCGGCTAAGAGCAATTTTCTCTCTATACTCTTTGCCATAGACTTGACAATGCCAAGTTCATAGAAGTTGCCCATTATTCCAATGGATGAACCTGAGCTCTTAGGACCGCCCTTATTACCTCGTCTTAGCCCCTTAAATGCCATACCTATATACTTCACTCCATGTTTAAAAATATTGGTCGTGTCTTTTTGATGACTACCATGAAAATTTTGCATTTAAATGAATAGATATACTATTCATCATTTATTCTACATCTAATGGGAACCCGGATTCGTCAGAGGCGTAACGTGCGACGCCCCATAGAGACTCCAAAGAGAAGGGATAGCGGATGTTGTTAATGGACTGCTTTAGGGAAAACTAAGGGAAAAGTTTCAACTGCCATAACAGATGGAGGTCTTCAGCCTCCTTGGCTTCATTTAGATAAAAATAAATCTAAGCCCGGTGTCTGGAAATGTTTTTATCTGTTGTTGTACTTGATAGACTGTGGATGCCCTTCAAGTTCTTAAGGAACAATATGGTTTCACCGATGATGAACTTGAGTACGCAGTGAATAGGGCGAAGGGTATATTGATGGGATTTGCAATGGAATATAGGGCAAGACTTGTTTTAAAATCCATGAACTTTATTAATATTAAGTCGGTGGATCTTCCAACCCATGATATAGAGGCAGAGAGGGACGGGAACAAATACTTTGTTGAAGTAAAAGCAACCAAGAGATCACCCACCAAGGAGTATAGTGCCTATAAACTAGCAATGATAGCAAAGTTAACAGGGACACACCTGACCCTTTTAATGACACCCAAGCCAAACCTTCTAGTAACTGAGGAAGTACTAAGTGAGCCTAAGAAGGTCCTCTTGAACTTCTTTAGATTAGCACTTAATAATAAGACAGATGAACTAAAAAAATTTTTGGAGGATGAGAAAAATAAGAAAATAATCCAGTCCTATGATAAAGTTATTCTATCTACTCTTCATGAAAAAATAGAGGCAATGTCAACGTAGATCTAGGAATCAGATTAACCAATTTACTTAATGGGGAGCTTCCCCCTTGACTGAGAAGCTCTGTAGCTAAGAAGTTGTTGTTCTGCTCTGTCCAGAAATCTATACACGGTGGAATGTTCCCTACCTTTCATCAGCAACTCAAGGGCTTTCCTAGCAACAGGTATTTGCTCGTAAGTTCCCAGTAAAGTAACGTAGTGGTCTGAAATGACAACAGTTACCCCTGTGTATTCTTGGATGATTTTCTTAGTTTTACCGCCCTCACCAATTATTCTTCCCTTTATTCTCGAAAGGGGTCCTCGATCCTTTGAAACCTGCTTTAGATCTATTATATCCATGATGAGCTCCTCCCCTAGAAGCTTATATGCGTCCGACACAGGAACCCCAAGACCTATCGCTCTTATAACTGAGACTACCTTTAACGCTTGATAGGGGTTCTGGTTCTTTGGATCAACTAGGAAATTTTTCTCTTTCTCGTTATAGATTATCTCAATACCCCCTATCTTGGAAAGCTCGGGTAAAAGGGATTTAACCAAATCTAACTTCTCATCTTGAACGCTTACAAACATTAGCTATCCTAAGGTAGAAGAAGTCAAAGAACTTAATAATTCTTCTACAGGTATTACCTCTATCCCACGACTCGAGAAAAACCTCGTCAGGTTATATAGATCCCTTATTAGGAGTTCACTGGCACCTTCCTCATCCAATGGCGTGGCTTGACCGACGTCTATGATATATGGAACTTCATCCTTGACCATTATATTGTACTCGCTAAGATCTCCATGAACTAGCCTAGCTATAGTGACCAAAGTCCTTATCTGAGAAATCAGGTCCTGATACATCTCGTTTGTAACTTCTTGAACGTCAACCAGTAGAGGAGCTTTGTTAAATTCGTCACCTATAAACTCCATAGCCAACACATTTTTTATTACTAAATATGGCTTCGGAACCCTTACTCCCGCTTGAAACATTCTGTTTAGATTACCGAATTCTTTCCTAGCCCAGCCGTATATTAATTCCTTCGTGCTAGTGAACCTTATATCCGCGCTTTTATCAAGGGACACATACCTTCT containing:
- a CDS encoding type II secretion system F family protein is translated as MAFKGLRRGNKGGPKSSGSSIGIMGNFYELGIVKSMAKSIERKLLLAGLSTDPQLFAAQIFFYLMVSSVFSVVLIFLGFYVLVKFYLLFRLAKFAVLSLILIMFGVIIPPVTYLLLNVNISQGIENRRIGIDAETAAFSAVFTIFLKSGLSPRLLFDRISKTIAFNYINQVILYVSKRINFLGENVEDALLHAVKISPSRILNDFFVSYVSAVRSGAPVLDAVSAKAKDILKQLELSAALAADKLSGVGETYVIWLASGYITFFLILLLQALFPSIVGSSIPLNAFGAILVLILPLVDGVFILLAEQSQLRFPEKKISSYKVFYISLGVGIVLMLVLLGITRQLIPFLTLTGNISNVTPVVIIMTIALLVASIPPAITTSRELKKGTGYDPYVVNLLRAISEGIRAGLSPEAIIKNIKDSQEMGKLSYILKRINAYISLGYPLRDAFLKGAEEILDFTSRISLVSMADMIDIGSLTPDSIESLAEQVETQIKIKREYESKVKILLYTPYIGVIISIIAVNLLSAAILGLITGNAYAFSTGALGAAKVLLPQAVYITAIASMLNAFFAGLLVGKLGRGKVATGFVHAAIMVVITAILMIIIVHVHFTFGPTQPPSG
- a CDS encoding KH domain-containing protein; protein product: MFVSVQDEKLDLVKSLLPELSKIGGIEIIYNEKEKNFLVDPKNQNPYQALKVVSVIRAIGLGVPVSDAYKLLGEELIMDIIDLKQVSKDRGPLSRIKGRIIGEGGKTKKIIQEYTGVTVVISDHYVTLLGTYEQIPVARKALELLMKGREHSTVYRFLDRAEQQLLSYRASQSRGKLPIK
- a CDS encoding serine protein kinase RIO → MSSIRGGEDKIEKDEDLFKTIDSTFDTSTSLAVIQIMRKLNIESVLGAIASGKEARIYPAKLRDGKFIALKIYYTSTASHKRALRRYVSLDKSADIRFTSTKELIYGWARKEFGNLNRMFQAGVRVPKPYLVIKNVLAMEFIGDEFNKAPLLVDVQEVTNEMYQDLISQIRTLVTIARLVHGDLSEYNIMVKDEVPYIIDVGQATPLDEEGASELLIRDLYNLTRFFSSRGIEVIPVEELLSSLTSSTLG